One Sphingobacteruim zhuxiongii DNA window includes the following coding sequences:
- a CDS encoding DUF4843 domain-containing protein, whose product MKRLLIITLACLSLLGCKENDLVEFQPDESFISFALPDLTNRPAERYVDSTNYSFATDTTIGIQEKTIAIPVAVGGVAKAEARKYTYDINPLSDYDKSLVEISEPVIAGGEYIDTLYVKLKRSAKLSEKEMTLILNLKENENFKVGHQYNSELKIVFSDILNEPTWWNTWIRVMGPYHKEVLQKWMQIYYLGADMSPDLYTGVAGPIYYWNNMPNSATSSWYPITFMYIEVLKKYFQDNVVYPNGDSSMERILLP is encoded by the coding sequence ATGAAAAGATTATTAATAATTACGCTTGCATGTTTGAGTTTGTTGGGCTGTAAAGAGAATGATTTAGTTGAATTTCAACCTGACGAGTCTTTTATAAGCTTTGCGCTTCCGGACTTGACGAATAGACCTGCAGAACGATATGTAGATAGTACGAATTATAGTTTCGCAACGGACACGACGATTGGTATTCAAGAAAAAACAATTGCGATTCCTGTTGCTGTTGGCGGAGTTGCAAAAGCTGAAGCTAGAAAGTATACATATGATATTAATCCGCTTTCAGATTATGATAAATCGCTAGTTGAAATTTCTGAGCCTGTGATTGCAGGGGGCGAATATATCGATACGCTGTACGTCAAGCTTAAGCGCTCAGCGAAATTGAGTGAGAAGGAGATGACTTTGATTTTGAATCTTAAAGAAAATGAGAACTTCAAAGTTGGGCATCAGTATAATAGTGAATTGAAAATAGTATTCAGCGATATCTTGAATGAACCTACTTGGTGGAATACTTGGATAAGAGTGATGGGGCCATATCATAAAGAAGTGCTACAGAAATGGATGCAAATCTATTATTTAGGTGCAGACATGTCTCCTGATCTTTATACTGGAGTAGCCGGACCAATTTATTATTGGAACAACATGCCGAATTCAGCAACTTCAAGTTGGTATCCAATCACTTTCATGTATATCGAAGTTCTTAAAAAATATTTTCAAGATAACGTGGTTTATCCAAATGGCGATAGCAGTATGGAAAGAATATTATTACCATAA
- the recG gene encoding ATP-dependent DNA helicase RecG, whose product MADLSLITPIEYLKGVGPQKADVLKKELQVFTIGDLLQCYPFRYIDKTKFHKVKELHPDMIGAQILGRLVSLQELGEKRGKRLVGQFKDDTGTLELVWFQSLSWLKKTLSVGSAYIIYGKPNEFNGTLSITHPEMELYQQKEKKIGNMSMQPVYSSTEKLKKFNLDSRGIQKLQEVALATVFRTLIDPLPPYIIEQHGLMPYAQALVSIHFPQNEELMAAAIRRLKFEELFVIQLRLLRNKQLNTQRYRGHRFTEVGEKFNSFFNEKLPFPLTNAQKRVVKEIRLDTNTGAQMNRLVQGDVGSGKTVVALMSMLLAIDNGYQACMMAPTEILATQHYNGLKELLGDDICQIKLLTGSTPTKARRIIHQELEDGTLDILIGTHALIEDKVKFKNIGFVVIDEQHRFGVEQRAKLWRKNIIPPHMLVMTATPIPRTLAMTMYGDLDISVIDELPAGRKPIKTVHFFENKRLRVFGFMREEIAKGRQIYIVYPLIKESEKMDLLYLEAGLEGLLREFPMPEYQISIVHGKMTVKEKDFEMQRFVKGQTQIMVATTVIEVGVNVPNASVMVIENSERFGLSQLHQLRGRVGRGAEQSYCILMSSNKLSKEGKTRLETMVRTNDGFEIAEVDLQLRGPGDISGTQQSGILEMKIADLAKDQAILAEARNSVIQIFQEDPNLSAEKNHALVQILKQRGSAISWDKIS is encoded by the coding sequence ATGGCAGATCTATCATTAATAACCCCTATTGAATATTTGAAGGGCGTTGGTCCCCAAAAGGCCGATGTACTCAAAAAGGAATTGCAAGTATTCACTATTGGCGACCTGCTACAATGCTATCCTTTTCGATATATTGATAAGACAAAATTCCATAAGGTAAAGGAATTGCATCCTGATATGATTGGGGCACAGATTTTAGGCCGCTTAGTTTCCCTACAGGAACTCGGGGAGAAAAGAGGAAAGAGACTTGTTGGGCAATTTAAAGACGATACAGGCACCTTAGAATTAGTTTGGTTTCAAAGCCTTTCTTGGTTAAAGAAAACCCTATCCGTCGGCTCCGCCTATATTATTTACGGGAAGCCGAACGAATTCAATGGAACCCTTTCTATTACACATCCAGAAATGGAACTCTATCAGCAGAAGGAAAAAAAGATTGGTAATATGAGTATGCAGCCAGTTTATTCTTCTACAGAAAAGCTCAAGAAATTTAATCTGGATAGTCGCGGGATTCAAAAACTTCAAGAGGTCGCTTTGGCTACAGTCTTTCGGACTTTAATAGATCCACTTCCGCCATATATCATTGAACAGCATGGTCTGATGCCATACGCACAAGCGTTGGTATCGATACATTTTCCTCAAAACGAAGAGTTAATGGCTGCGGCTATACGTCGTCTCAAATTTGAAGAGCTATTTGTTATACAGTTGCGTTTGTTAAGAAACAAACAATTAAACACGCAACGCTATCGTGGTCATCGATTTACTGAGGTTGGAGAAAAGTTCAATAGCTTCTTTAACGAAAAACTCCCCTTTCCATTGACAAATGCACAAAAACGGGTTGTTAAAGAAATCCGTTTGGATACCAATACGGGAGCACAAATGAATCGATTGGTACAAGGTGATGTAGGCTCAGGAAAAACTGTAGTGGCTTTGATGAGTATGCTATTGGCTATTGACAACGGCTATCAAGCCTGTATGATGGCGCCGACAGAAATACTGGCTACACAGCACTATAATGGTCTCAAAGAATTGTTGGGAGATGATATTTGTCAAATTAAATTACTAACTGGCTCAACACCGACCAAAGCAAGGCGGATTATTCATCAAGAATTGGAAGATGGAACCTTAGATATCCTGATAGGGACGCATGCGCTGATTGAAGATAAGGTAAAATTTAAGAATATAGGATTTGTCGTGATCGATGAACAGCATCGATTTGGAGTAGAGCAACGCGCCAAATTATGGCGGAAGAATATTATTCCCCCTCATATGCTTGTGATGACCGCAACGCCAATTCCGCGAACTCTAGCCATGACAATGTATGGTGACCTCGACATTTCCGTTATCGACGAATTGCCGGCAGGTAGAAAACCAATAAAGACGGTACATTTTTTCGAGAACAAACGACTTCGCGTGTTTGGCTTTATGCGAGAAGAAATTGCCAAAGGAAGGCAAATTTATATCGTTTACCCTCTAATCAAGGAATCTGAAAAAATGGATTTACTCTATTTAGAAGCGGGATTAGAAGGCCTTCTTCGTGAATTTCCAATGCCTGAATACCAGATCAGCATTGTTCATGGGAAAATGACGGTAAAAGAGAAAGACTTTGAAATGCAACGTTTCGTGAAAGGACAAACACAGATTATGGTCGCTACGACTGTTATTGAAGTTGGTGTAAATGTGCCCAACGCATCTGTCATGGTCATTGAAAATTCAGAACGTTTTGGATTATCTCAACTTCACCAGTTACGGGGGCGTGTCGGTCGCGGTGCGGAGCAGTCTTATTGTATTCTGATGTCAAGTAATAAGCTGAGCAAAGAGGGAAAAACACGTTTGGAAACCATGGTTAGAACGAATGACGGCTTTGAGATTGCGGAGGTTGATTTGCAACTTCGTGGACCTGGGGATATCTCGGGCACTCAACAATCTGGAATTCTGGAGATGAAAATTGCTGACCTGGCAAAAGATCAAGCGATTCTTGCAGAGGCGAGAAATTCGGTTATCCAAATTTTCCAAGAGGATCCAAATCTTTCAGCAGAGAAGAACCATGCTTTAGTCCAAATCTTAAAGCAAAGAGGCTCTGCGATTTCTTGGGACAAAATATCTTAA
- a CDS encoding TlpA disulfide reductase family protein codes for MKRILIQTLLLAPLLGFSQSKPSFELEGKNIKDASKVYVLHYSFDDDAQVIDSAIVKDGSFTLKKEFAGTAYAGVLFRNQFESQQANPKDFFFYLSPGKTVIDFAAKPKVVDGGVETKRYLKYLEEMENSKAIFNTAEYKADRKEIDSLKEKARVLQSALDAKYGHPGEGRIKTKIDFIKSNPSSDMSLVLLETLAGSEPDVATIEPLLSSLSPELQATNKAKRLASLLKGMELKIGAKAFDFEQPDTEGKSIKLSDFKGKYVLVDFWASWCVPCRKENPNLVAAYNKFKSKNFEILGVSLDNKKDNWVKAIAEDKLTWKHVSDLKGWRNEAAEMYAVRAVPSNVLLDPNGVIVAKDLRGEELEATLAKILK; via the coding sequence ATGAAAAGAATTTTAATACAAACATTATTGCTAGCCCCATTGTTGGGATTCAGTCAATCAAAACCTTCATTTGAATTAGAAGGGAAGAATATTAAAGATGCATCGAAGGTTTATGTCTTGCACTATTCCTTTGATGATGACGCGCAGGTTATTGATTCTGCGATTGTGAAGGACGGTTCCTTTACATTAAAGAAGGAATTTGCAGGAACGGCTTATGCGGGTGTACTTTTTCGCAATCAATTTGAGTCACAGCAGGCTAATCCGAAGGATTTCTTCTTTTACCTTTCTCCAGGAAAGACAGTAATTGACTTCGCCGCTAAACCAAAGGTTGTTGACGGTGGTGTTGAAACAAAACGCTATCTGAAATATTTGGAAGAGATGGAGAATAGTAAAGCCATATTTAATACAGCCGAGTACAAGGCAGATCGAAAAGAAATTGATAGCTTAAAGGAGAAAGCTCGCGTATTACAGAGTGCATTAGATGCTAAATATGGACATCCTGGTGAAGGGAGAATAAAAACCAAAATAGACTTCATTAAAAGCAATCCTAGCAGTGATATGAGTCTGGTGTTGTTGGAAACCTTAGCTGGCAGCGAACCGGATGTGGCAACCATTGAACCTTTATTAAGTTCTTTATCACCCGAATTGCAGGCGACTAACAAAGCAAAGCGATTAGCGAGTTTGTTAAAGGGGATGGAACTAAAGATTGGAGCGAAAGCGTTTGATTTCGAGCAACCAGATACGGAAGGGAAGTCTATTAAGCTGTCTGACTTCAAGGGGAAATATGTCTTAGTTGATTTTTGGGCATCCTGGTGTGTTCCATGTAGAAAGGAGAATCCGAATCTTGTGGCAGCCTACAACAAGTTTAAATCTAAGAATTTTGAAATATTAGGAGTTTCTTTAGATAATAAAAAAGACAATTGGGTGAAAGCAATTGCTGAGGACAAGTTAACTTGGAAGCATGTATCCGATCTAAAAGGTTGGAGAAATGAGGCAGCAGAAATGTATGCAGTACGTGCCGTTCCTTCCAATGTCTTGTTGGATCCTAATGGCGTGATTGTAGCAAAAGATCTTCGTGGTGAAGAGCTAGAAGCCACCTTAGCCAAGATCCTCAAATAA
- a CDS encoding PKD-like family lipoprotein: protein MKSIKLFIYSLSISFLLLSCSKDLGNYDYHDVNTLRITGLREGDHNSNRIYDLPFKDTLKLAPTITGSLSGTDLSNVTFRWKVDGEELSTTNSLEYVADKEYGKLNADLAVTDTKTGIVTSYSFFINVINPYKLGYYVLSKRQNGESVLYCKSTISQRDQLEEVTIPNISLGSNPITIDGNREYGNSSTDYYNRLVLGMKTAPFPVMMIDSREFLPTLLYNKESYVGDKDDFVLSPQDVVTDRYQDVIYMVNNGKLHILQKGAISLPTLGSDQLDYQISKGGMSGGTYYSPYLFSFYDSKNKMIRALDNGINSGALFTYVNVHDDITKSNLYKDQEHVVSQLADIEGGAKFVYLMKNANKLFAYSVSYNDDLKPTAFGKIAESTVPGNGIIRSASYDSDANYWYLATDKVIYNASYLGLEFQPFITLPASAAGYITKYEMNQGKLMIVTFDPNYSGEKKSSVYIYDLNNMSLEISMPHVVEEAVDIHIGI from the coding sequence ATGAAAAGTATTAAATTATTTATATATAGCCTATCGATAAGTTTTCTGTTATTATCCTGCTCAAAGGATTTGGGGAACTACGATTATCACGATGTAAATACCCTTAGAATTACTGGGCTACGAGAGGGCGATCATAACAGTAATCGAATTTATGATTTACCGTTCAAAGACACCCTTAAATTGGCGCCGACAATAACTGGCAGCTTGAGTGGTACGGACTTAAGCAATGTAACCTTTCGCTGGAAAGTCGATGGTGAAGAGTTGTCGACAACTAACAGCCTCGAGTATGTGGCTGATAAAGAGTATGGAAAACTGAATGCCGATCTAGCAGTAACGGATACAAAGACGGGAATTGTAACTTCCTACAGTTTTTTTATCAATGTGATTAATCCTTATAAACTAGGTTATTATGTGTTGTCAAAGAGACAAAATGGGGAGTCTGTGTTGTATTGTAAATCGACAATTAGTCAGAGAGATCAACTTGAGGAAGTGACAATTCCCAATATATCTCTCGGCTCCAATCCGATAACTATTGATGGGAATAGGGAATATGGTAATTCGTCAACCGATTATTATAATCGATTGGTGTTAGGGATGAAAACTGCTCCATTCCCTGTTATGATGATTGATTCTAGAGAGTTCCTACCAACTTTGCTTTATAATAAGGAAAGCTATGTAGGTGACAAAGACGATTTCGTTCTTTCACCACAAGATGTTGTAACTGATCGATATCAAGATGTGATTTACATGGTCAATAACGGGAAATTGCATATACTTCAAAAGGGCGCGATCAGTCTTCCAACCTTAGGCTCTGATCAACTAGATTATCAAATCAGCAAAGGAGGGATGTCGGGTGGTACTTATTATTCTCCGTATCTGTTTAGTTTCTATGATTCGAAGAATAAGATGATACGTGCATTGGATAACGGCATTAACTCGGGAGCACTGTTTACCTACGTTAATGTTCATGACGATATTACTAAATCAAATTTATATAAAGATCAAGAGCATGTAGTCAGTCAGTTGGCCGATATCGAAGGAGGCGCCAAATTTGTTTATCTAATGAAGAATGCCAATAAGCTCTTCGCTTATAGCGTTTCCTACAATGATGATCTTAAACCGACTGCTTTTGGGAAAATTGCTGAAAGTACAGTGCCTGGGAATGGAATTATTCGTTCGGCTTCGTACGATAGCGACGCCAACTATTGGTATTTAGCCACTGATAAAGTGATCTATAATGCTTCTTATTTAGGTCTTGAATTTCAGCCCTTCATCACTCTTCCAGCCAGTGCAGCAGGTTATATTACAAAGTATGAAATGAATCAAGGAAAGTTAATGATTGTTACGTTCGACCCGAACTATTCTGGGGAAAAGAAATCTTCGGTTTATATCTATGATCTAAACAACATGTCTTTAGAAATCTCGATGCCTCACGTCGTGGAAGAGGCTGTGGATATCCATATTGGAATTTAA
- a CDS encoding RidA family protein, with protein MSKKEILNTDQAPAAIGPYNQAIKADKTLYVSGQIPLIPETMELISTGVADEAHQVLKNVGAILKNAGYDFNDVVKTSIFLSSMDYFATVNEVYSTYFKENQPARECVAVKTLPKEVNVEISVIAWKA; from the coding sequence ATGTCAAAGAAAGAAATCTTAAATACAGATCAAGCACCTGCAGCAATTGGTCCTTACAATCAAGCTATCAAAGCGGATAAAACATTATATGTATCAGGTCAGATTCCATTGATTCCTGAGACGATGGAATTAATCAGCACTGGTGTTGCCGATGAAGCTCATCAGGTACTAAAGAACGTTGGTGCAATTTTGAAAAATGCTGGATATGATTTTAACGACGTGGTAAAAACTAGTATTTTCTTAAGTAGCATGGATTATTTTGCTACTGTAAACGAAGTTTACTCGACTTATTTCAAGGAAAATCAACCTGCACGCGAGTGTGTTGCTGTAAAAACCCTACCAAAGGAGGTCAATGTTGAAATTTCAGTAATCGCTTGGAAAGCGTAA
- the nagA gene encoding N-acetylglucosamine-6-phosphate deacetylase, which yields MNQNLAFTNGRIFSQNQILDQHTLLISGDRIVDIIPNHDIPSDFEINDVGGAIVCPGLIDLQIYGTDTDLFSAELSVESLNRIDQKLLKQGCTSYMPTLATNTLEVFAEAIAVFKEAKSQVALGLHLEGPFLNPAKRGAHPEELIIQATKPMLQELLEGQEVVKIMTIAAELMDQECIDYLLELGIHLTLGHSTATFQQATQAFDNGVGMVTHLWNAMSPFHHREVGIPGAVFSHGSASASIIVDGIHVDYQAVRLSKELMGDRLFLITDAVAACNKGVYQHVLNGDHYVMPDGTLSGSALSLLQAVKNCVHHVGIPLDESLRMATHYPAKLIGRADLGNLNKNSVANVLVFNDDFEVQQVVFQGEKII from the coding sequence ATGAATCAGAACCTAGCCTTTACCAATGGCCGCATTTTTAGCCAGAATCAAATATTGGATCAACATACGCTTTTAATTAGCGGTGATCGTATCGTGGATATTATTCCTAATCATGATATCCCTAGCGATTTTGAAATAAACGATGTAGGAGGCGCAATTGTCTGCCCAGGATTGATTGATCTGCAGATTTACGGGACAGATACCGATCTGTTCTCTGCCGAATTGAGCGTTGAATCATTAAATCGTATAGATCAGAAGTTGCTAAAACAAGGTTGTACGTCCTATATGCCAACGCTTGCCACGAATACCCTGGAGGTATTTGCTGAAGCGATCGCTGTTTTTAAAGAAGCAAAGTCTCAAGTCGCACTAGGATTACATTTAGAGGGTCCTTTTTTAAACCCTGCAAAACGAGGTGCTCATCCAGAGGAACTGATTATTCAAGCAACAAAACCGATGTTGCAAGAGCTTTTAGAAGGCCAGGAAGTAGTCAAAATAATGACAATCGCTGCTGAGCTAATGGATCAAGAATGTATTGATTATCTATTAGAATTGGGTATTCATTTGACGCTTGGGCATAGTACGGCAACGTTTCAACAGGCTACGCAGGCGTTTGACAATGGCGTTGGGATGGTTACACACTTATGGAATGCGATGTCGCCTTTTCACCATCGTGAAGTTGGAATTCCTGGGGCTGTGTTTTCACATGGCTCTGCATCTGCGTCGATTATCGTCGATGGAATACATGTAGATTATCAAGCAGTTCGATTGAGTAAAGAATTAATGGGTGATCGATTGTTCTTAATCACAGATGCTGTCGCTGCATGCAATAAAGGAGTTTATCAACACGTGTTAAATGGGGACCATTATGTGATGCCCGATGGCACATTGTCTGGGTCAGCACTCAGTCTTCTACAGGCGGTCAAGAATTGTGTACATCATGTCGGGATACCGCTTGATGAATCACTTCGAATGGCTACGCACTATCCTGCAAAGTTGATAGGGCGGGCAGATCTTGGGAATTTAAACAAGAACAGTGTTGCCAATGTATTGGTTTTTAATGATGATTTTGAAGTGCAACAGGTTGTTTTTCAGGGTGAAAAAATAATTTAA
- a CDS encoding glycoside hydrolase family 10 protein encodes MMRRCISLCFFAMMLIAIASCSSKNKQSKAKKQNPTEIAKESQVANETPATEEAEKPADNKPVQPAIKTEKKEKVKPVFTAKLPQVPREFRAAWIATVANINWPSKNNLTTEQQKAEAIRLLDILKENNFNAVIFQVRPSADALYKSTYEPWSYFLTGEIGKAPSPYYDPLEFWVAEAHKRGLELHVWLNPYRAHHSNGGSVTSESMVRKASDHVVRLKNGMYWFDPSSQKTQDHAAAVVRDIVKRYDIDGVHFDDYFYPYATYNGGSDFPDDATWNAYRNTGGKLSRADFRRDNVNKFIKRVYSEIKAEKPFVKFGLSPFGIWKPGYPAGVTGSSQYDELYADAKLWLNEGWIDYFTPQLYWPIDPPKQSFTSLLKWWQSENTHNRHLWPGLNTVEVRSANRIEEIKRQIQVTREVVPNSVGAVHWSIAGLTKNPSMLRALHEGPYNQRALVPASPWLAHNPILKPTLLLTKQSSSVFAKWLHKQPEQVFKWVAYARYGDTWKVEILDGPQTEISFPKTKDGQKLNAIAVKPIDRLGNEGDYIGENIED; translated from the coding sequence ATGATGAGAAGATGTATTAGTCTTTGTTTTTTTGCGATGATGCTGATCGCGATAGCTTCCTGTAGTTCTAAGAACAAACAGAGCAAAGCGAAAAAGCAGAATCCTACAGAGATAGCGAAGGAATCGCAAGTTGCTAACGAAACTCCTGCGACAGAAGAAGCGGAGAAACCGGCAGACAATAAGCCTGTCCAACCAGCGATAAAAACGGAGAAAAAGGAAAAGGTAAAACCTGTTTTTACAGCAAAGTTACCGCAAGTTCCACGTGAATTTCGTGCCGCTTGGATTGCTACTGTTGCAAATATCAACTGGCCTTCAAAAAATAATCTAACTACAGAACAGCAAAAAGCCGAAGCTATACGCCTGTTGGATATACTGAAAGAGAATAACTTTAACGCTGTAATTTTTCAGGTACGACCATCTGCCGATGCACTTTATAAATCAACTTATGAACCATGGTCTTATTTTCTGACCGGAGAAATAGGTAAAGCGCCATCGCCTTATTATGATCCTTTAGAATTTTGGGTTGCAGAAGCGCATAAAAGAGGATTGGAATTGCATGTTTGGTTAAACCCTTACCGCGCACATCACTCCAACGGCGGTTCTGTTACAAGTGAATCAATGGTTCGAAAAGCGTCTGATCATGTCGTGCGCCTTAAAAATGGAATGTACTGGTTTGATCCTTCAAGTCAAAAAACACAAGACCATGCTGCGGCAGTCGTTCGCGATATTGTGAAACGCTATGATATCGATGGCGTACATTTTGATGATTATTTCTACCCGTATGCAACTTATAATGGTGGATCTGATTTTCCAGATGACGCAACTTGGAATGCTTACCGCAATACTGGAGGCAAATTAAGCCGCGCAGATTTCAGAAGAGATAATGTAAATAAATTTATCAAACGCGTTTATAGTGAAATTAAGGCAGAAAAACCATTTGTAAAATTCGGGTTAAGTCCTTTTGGTATATGGAAACCTGGTTATCCTGCTGGAGTGACTGGTTCTTCACAATATGATGAGCTTTATGCAGACGCAAAGTTGTGGTTAAATGAAGGATGGATAGATTATTTTACACCGCAACTTTATTGGCCAATTGATCCTCCAAAACAAAGTTTTACCAGTCTATTAAAATGGTGGCAATCTGAGAATACCCATAACCGTCACTTATGGCCTGGACTAAACACCGTTGAAGTACGCTCGGCTAATAGAATTGAGGAAATCAAAAGACAAATTCAAGTAACTCGTGAAGTTGTGCCAAACAGTGTGGGCGCAGTGCATTGGAGTATAGCTGGTTTGACCAAGAATCCATCCATGCTGCGTGCGTTACATGAAGGTCCTTATAACCAAAGAGCATTGGTGCCTGCTTCGCCATGGTTAGCACACAATCCAATTTTAAAGCCGACCTTGTTACTGACAAAGCAGTCAAGTAGTGTTTTTGCAAAATGGCTTCATAAGCAACCTGAGCAAGTATTTAAATGGGTTGCCTATGCCCGTTATGGAGATACTTGGAAAGTTGAAATCTTAGATGGCCCTCAAACAGAAATAAGCTTCCCTAAAACGAAAGATGGACAAAAGTTAAACGCGATTGCCGTAAAACCTATCGATCGATTGGGTAATGAGGGAGATTACATAGGTGAAAATATTGAAGATTAA
- the hflX gene encoding GTPase HflX, whose protein sequence is MARIKIYDTAVKPETAVLVSVITPDVSDQTAKEYLEELEFLVTTAGGVTKGIFTQKLSFPDRATFVGSGKLEEIKEFIKAEEIDIVVFDDELSPSQLRNIEKFFEIKVLDRSNLILDIFAKHAKTAQAKTQVELAQLQYLLPRLTRMWTHLERQRGGIGMRGPGESQIESDRRMILNKISLLKERLRNIDKQNETQRKNRGEMIRVALVGYTNVGKSTIMNMISKSDVLIENKLFATLDTTVRKVVIDNLPFLLSDTVGFIRKLPHHLVECFKSTLDEVREADVLIHVVDISHPYFEDHIIAVNETLKDIGAIDKPIITVFNKIDAYKPPVEVDEEGEEIKITLDDFRNSWMAKNADPAIFISATDKINVEEFKEKVYDIVVKMHNARYPYNNLLY, encoded by the coding sequence ATGGCGAGAATAAAAATATATGATACAGCAGTAAAACCTGAAACAGCCGTTTTGGTCAGTGTGATCACACCGGATGTTTCCGATCAAACTGCTAAAGAATACTTAGAAGAACTAGAATTCCTAGTAACGACAGCTGGAGGGGTAACCAAAGGCATCTTTACTCAGAAATTAAGTTTTCCTGACCGCGCAACATTCGTTGGTAGCGGAAAATTGGAAGAGATTAAAGAATTTATTAAGGCAGAAGAAATCGATATTGTTGTTTTTGATGATGAGCTTTCTCCGTCACAATTGAGGAATATCGAGAAGTTCTTTGAAATTAAGGTGCTTGATCGTTCTAATCTTATTTTAGACATATTCGCAAAACATGCGAAGACAGCACAAGCAAAGACACAAGTAGAACTTGCGCAGTTGCAATACTTACTACCTCGATTAACACGTATGTGGACCCACTTGGAACGTCAGCGTGGGGGTATCGGTATGCGTGGTCCTGGAGAGAGTCAGATCGAAAGTGATAGACGTATGATTTTGAACAAGATTTCCTTATTGAAAGAGCGTCTACGTAATATCGATAAACAGAACGAAACGCAACGTAAGAATCGTGGTGAGATGATTCGTGTTGCACTAGTTGGTTATACCAATGTTGGGAAGTCTACGATTATGAACATGATATCAAAATCGGATGTATTAATCGAAAACAAACTATTCGCCACCTTGGATACAACGGTGAGAAAAGTCGTAATCGATAATTTACCTTTCTTGTTATCGGATACCGTTGGATTTATACGAAAACTACCGCATCATTTAGTAGAGTGTTTTAAATCGACTTTAGACGAGGTTCGCGAAGCCGATGTATTGATTCATGTGGTGGATATTTCTCATCCATACTTTGAAGACCACATTATCGCTGTAAATGAAACATTGAAGGATATAGGCGCAATTGATAAGCCTATTATTACCGTGTTCAATAAGATTGATGCCTACAAACCTCCTGTTGAAGTGGATGAAGAAGGAGAAGAAATTAAGATCACACTTGATGACTTCAGAAATTCTTGGATGGCAAAAAATGCAGATCCAGCTATCTTTATCTCAGCGACAGATAAAATTAACGTAGAAGAGTTCAAAGAAAAGGTTTATGATATCGTTGTGAAGATGCATAACGCTCGATATCCTTATAACAACCTTTTGTATTAA
- the lipB gene encoding lipoyl(octanoyl) transferase LipB has protein sequence MQNKKVQFIDWGLVDYQEAWDRQEEIFAKTLAIKHDNRVNDTSLETPNYLIFTEHPHVYTLGKSGHMEYLLLDEEGLKAKNATFYKINRGGDITYHGPGQIVGYPILDLDNFFTDIHLYLRTLEEAIIQTLGEYGISAGRYPGYTGVWLDPDNEKARKICAMGVRASRWVTMHGFAFNVNADLTYFGNIVPCGIDDKDVTSMERELGYPVDLEEVKSKLKNNLAKLFLMELT, from the coding sequence ATGCAGAATAAAAAAGTGCAGTTTATTGACTGGGGTTTAGTAGATTATCAGGAAGCTTGGGATCGACAAGAGGAGATCTTTGCGAAAACACTTGCCATTAAACATGATAACAGGGTTAATGACACTAGTTTAGAAACCCCAAACTATCTTATTTTCACAGAGCATCCCCATGTTTATACGCTTGGTAAAAGCGGCCATATGGAGTACCTATTGTTAGATGAAGAAGGCTTAAAAGCTAAAAACGCGACTTTTTACAAGATTAATCGGGGCGGGGATATAACATACCATGGCCCTGGTCAGATCGTCGGTTATCCTATTCTAGATTTGGATAATTTCTTCACAGATATCCATCTTTACTTGAGAACCTTAGAAGAGGCGATCATTCAAACGCTAGGAGAATATGGAATATCCGCAGGACGCTATCCTGGCTATACGGGCGTTTGGCTGGATCCAGATAATGAGAAGGCTAGAAAAATATGTGCTATGGGTGTTCGTGCTTCTCGTTGGGTTACGATGCACGGCTTTGCATTTAATGTCAATGCCGACCTAACTTATTTTGGCAACATTGTTCCATGTGGAATAGACGATAAAGATGTAACTTCAATGGAACGAGAGCTTGGTTACCCAGTAGATCTTGAGGAAGTAAAGAGTAAATTAAAGAACAATTTAGCGAAATTGTTCCTGATGGAACTTACATAA